One window from the genome of Procambarus clarkii isolate CNS0578487 chromosome 90, FALCON_Pclarkii_2.0, whole genome shotgun sequence encodes:
- the LOC138359276 gene encoding putative GTP-binding protein 6, whose translation MMVMEREKKLKNALAKLAGIRAMVRKSRKKSSLASVAVVGYTNAGKTTLIHSLTGDNRAQGKNHLFATLDVTAHGGRLPCGIEVIFIDTVGFIQDIPTSLVASFTATLEDAVYADVVVHIRDANHPDYESQGATVVRTLSSLPLPEKTPIITVANKIDLGMVKPKDELGDVHLVSSVTGQGLEELMKSIQKEVLRVTGRRLWKFTLPTGSSQIQWLRSATGLAYEEIDPNNSQKPMLLLF comes from the exons ATGATGGTAatggagagagagaagaaattGAAGAATGCTCTCGCCAAGTTAGCTGGAATTCGGGCAATGGTTAGAAAAAGCAGAAaaaaatcaagcctggcctcagttgCAGTTGTTGGTTACACTAATGCTG GTAAAACCACCTTAATTCACTCTCTCACTGGGGATAACCGAGCTCAAGGCAAAAACCATCTGTTTGCTACACTAGATGTGACGGCTCATGGTGGCAGACTACCATGTGGTATTGAAGTGATCTTCATAGATACTGTGGGCTTTATTCAAGATATTCCAACAAGTCTAGTGGCATCCTTTACTGCAACATTAGAGGATGCTGTGTATGCA GATGTTGTTGTGCACATCCGTGATGCAAATCATCCGGATTATGAATCGCAAGGAGCCACAGTTGTCCGGAcactttcctctctccctctcccagagAAGACTCCTATTATTACAGTAGCTAACAAAATTGATTTAGGAATGGTAAAGCCTAAAGATGAATTGGGAGATGTGCATTTAGTCTCTTCAGTTACTGGCCAGG GATTGGAAGAACTTATGAAATCTATCCAGAAAGAAGTTTTGAGAGTTACTGGTCGACGTTTATGGAAGTTCACTCTTCCAACGGGCTCTTCCCAAATACA ATGGCTGAGAAGTGCTACTGGCTTGGCTTACGAGGAAATAGATCCAAATAATTCCCAGAAACCAATGTTATTGCTGTTTTGA